The DNA window ACCTCATGCAGCTCGAACTCGAAGAGGTCGAGGCCACCGTCTTCGCCGACGTCAGCTCCCGTGACATCAACCGGATCTACCAGCTCAAGCGGGAGATGCTGGAGATGAAGCGGGGGGTCACGCCGTTGCAGGCGCCGCTGTCCGCGCTGCCGCAGCGGCGGGTGATCCCGGCGGAGATGCGCGAGTACTTCCGCGACGTCGGCGACCACCTGTCGAGGGTGTGCGAGCAGGTGGAGTCCTCCAACGAGCTGTGCAGTTCGATCCTGCAGGCCGCGCTCGCCCGTTCGAACGCCCTCGCCAACGAGGACATGCGCAAGATCTCCTCGTGGGTGGCCATCCTGGCGGTGCCCACCATGATCGCCGGCATCTACGGGATGAACTTCGACTTCATGCCGGAGACCAAGCAGGTGTGGGGCTATCCGGCGGTGCTGGCCGTGATGATCACCGCCTGCGTGCTCCTGCACCGCGGCTTCCGCCGCAACGGCTGGCTCTGAACGGTCGGCTTCGAACGCTCAGACGCCGACCGGCTTGAGCGGGGCGACGGGCTGGGGCAGCTCCAGCCCCCGCTCGCGCCACAGCTCGCGCATGCGGTCGGGGTAGTCGGTCACGATGCCGGACACGCCGAGGTCGAGCATCCTGGCCCCGAGCGCCACGTCGTTGACCGTCCACACGGCGACGTCGAGGCCGGCGGCGGCGGCCTGTGCCATCAGCTTCTCGTCCACCATGACGTGCTCGGGCGAGAGCGTGGTGGCCCCGGCCGCGCGGGCGGCGGCTGGCACGTCGGCGCCGAGGTCGTCGTGCCAGTGCAGGGTGTCGGGCTCGATGAGCGCGAAGCGGCGCACGCCGGGCGCGATGCGGGCGGCGTGCCGGATGACGCGCCAGTCGAAGCTGAGCACGGCGACGTTGCCGAGCCGGCCGTGCCGGTCGAGCTCGTCCACCACGAGCTCGGTGAACATCTCGGGGTCGGCCGTCAGCTCCGGCCTCGTGGGGTCGGACTTCAGCTCGACGTGCAGCCGCACGCTCTCGGCGTCGTAGGCGTTGACCAGCCCGAGCACCGCGCCGAGCGTCGGCATCCTGGTCTCCGGCATGGCGACCTGGGTGAGCGCGAACGGGTCGCCGGGGTGGCGCGGCAGCCGTACGCCGACGTCGAGCGTGTGGAGCTGGGCCAGCGTGAGGGCGTTGATCGGCTTGCCGACGTAGGGGTGGAGGGGATCGCCCTCGCGCAGCGGCCGCCGGTCGGCGCTGGTCACCGCGGAGACCGTCAGGTCGTGCGTGAGCACGAGGCGCCGGTCGGCGGTGAGCGCCACGTCGAGCTCCAGCGCGTGAACGCCGAGCTCCATCGTGCGGCTCATCCCCGGCAGGGTGTTCTCCGGCCACAGGCCCCGGGCGCCCCGGTGACCATGAATCTCAACGCGCACAACCGGGACCCTATCTGGAGCGGGGCGTCCAGAGGCAGTGCCACGCCGTGTCCTTTTTATCCTGCTACGCCCGGTCGGACCCGCCTCAAGGGACAATAGGCTGTTCTTTATGGCAAAGGTCCTTAAACCTGCCCATTTCCCAATAGTTCGGGCATGGGTTGATGGCTGGGTCATCTCCCGCGGCACCCCCAAGCCGGTACGCGTACCGTGGGGCCTCCGCGTGGACGTCGGCCTGCCCGGCCACGTCGCCCGGCACATCGTCGCCGACCCCACGCCGGAGACCGTGCGCCGCCTCACCGCCACGCTCACCACGCCGGGCACCTGGCTCAAGCTCTGCGCCCCCGCCGACGCGATCGCCCCGCTGCTGCCCCGGCCCTGGCTCGTCAAGGACCACGAGTCCATGATGACCACCCGCCTGGCCGGCCTGGCCCGCATGACGCCGCCCGGGCCCCCGCCCGGCTACGCCCTGGCCGTCACCACCCGGGCCGGCGTCACGGCCGCCCGCCTGCTGACCCCGGCCGGCGAGGTCGCCGCCCGCGGCCAGTTCGCCGTCTCCGGCGGAACGGCCGTCGTGGACCGGGTGGAGACCGCGCCTGGCCATCGCCGCCGCGGCCTCGGCACCGTCGTCATGCGCACGCTCGCGACCCACGCCGCCCGCCGGGGGGCGCGGGCCGGCGTCCTCGTCGCCACCGCCGAGGGCCAGGCACTCTACGAGACCCTCGGCTGGACCCTCCACACTCCGGTGACCGCCGCCGTCCTCGCCGCCTGAGCGGCTTCAGACCAGGGAGCGGACCACCACGGTCTGGTCGCGGCCGGGGCCGACGCCGATGGCGCTGATCGGAGCCCCGCTCATCTCCTCCAGCGTCCGCACGTACGCCTGCGCGTTCGGCGGCAGGTCGGCGAACGTCTTCGCGCCGGTGATGTCCTCCTGCCAGCCGGGGAACTCCTCGTAGATCGGCTTGGCGTGGTGGAAGTCGGTCTGCGTCATCGGGATCTCGTCGTGGCGGACGCCGTCCACCTCGTACGCGACGCACACCGGGATGCGCTCCAGGCCGGACAGCACGTCCAGCTTCGTGAGGAAGTAGTCGGTGACGCCGTTGATCCGGGTCGCGTAGCGGGCGATGACCGCGTCGAACCAGCCGCAGCGGCGGTTGCGGCCCGTGGTCACGCCGTACTCGCCGCCGGTCGTACGCAGCCAGTCGCCCATCTCGTCGGTCAGCTCCGTCGGGAACGGGCCCGAGCCGACACGGGTCGTGTACGCCTTGAGAATGCCGATGATCTTCGTGAGCCGGTTCGGCGGGATGCCCGCCCCCGCGCACGCGCCGCCCGAGGTGGGCGAGGACGACGTCACGAACGGGTACGTGCCGTGGTCGATGTCGAGCAGCGTGCCCTGCCCGCCCTCCAGCAGCACGAACTTGTCCTCGTCCAGCGCCTTCGACAGCACCAGCGAGGTGTCGGCGATGTGCGGCTTGAGCCGCTCGGCGTAGCCGAGGTACTCCTCCAGCACCGCCTCAGGCTCGATGCCGCGCCGGTTGTAGACCTTGGTGAGCACCTGGTTCTTCTCGGTCAGCGCGACCTCGATCTTCTTCGCCAGGATGCCGGGGTCGAGCAGGTCCTGCACGCGCACGCCCATCCGGGCGATCTTGTCGCCGTACGCGGGACCGATGCCGCGCCCCGTCGTCCCGATCTTGGCCTTGCCGAGGTAGCGCTCGGTGACCTTGTCCAGGGCCTTGTGGTGCGGCATGATCAGGTGCGCGTTCGCCGAGATCAGCAGCCGCTCGGCGGAGATCCCCCGCGCGGCCAGCCCGTCGATCTCGCTCAGCAGCACGCCCGGGTCGATGACCACGCCGTTGCCGATGACCGGGACGACCTCCGGCGACAGGATGCCCGTCGGCAGCAGGTGCAGCGCGTACTTCTGGTCGCCGATGACGACCGTGTGTCCCGCGTTGTTGCCCCCCTGATAGCGGACGACGTAATCGACGTCGCCACCGAGCAAGTCGGTGGCCTTGCCCTTGCCCTCATCGCCCCACTGGGCACCAACGAGAACGGCAGCCGGCATGGTTCAGTCTCCCGAGCACAAAACGAAACCCCTGGCGCAAGCGCGACAGGGGCTCTTGCGTAGAGAGACTACCCGAACGTGCCCTTTCGTCCCAAGGGGCCGCGCGGCTCCTACCCCTTCGTCAGGGCCTCGTAGCCGGTTTCTGTGCTGTCCTTGAGGAACTGCAGGCAGCGTTCGGCCTCGTCCTTCTCGCCGATCGCCTGCGCGGCCCTGGCCAGGGAGTACAGGCAGCGGAGGAAGCCGCGGTTGGGCTCGTGCTCCCAGGGGATGGGCCCGTGTCCCTTCCAGCCGTTGCGGCGGAGCTGGTCGAGACCGCGGTGGTAGCCGGTGCGCGCGAAGGCGTAGGAGGTGACCGCGTGCCCCTGGGCGAAGTACTCCTCCGCCAGCGCGGCCCACGCCGCCGGGTGGGCGGGGTAGCGGGCGGCCACGTCGGAGGCCTTGGCGCCGGACTCCAGCGCCTCCCTGGCCTCGGGCAGGTCCGGCAGATGAGTCGGGGGCGGCCCGGCGAGAAGGTTATCCATAGGACAAGTCATACCCGCCGGGCCAGGCGCGTGGCTACGAGATCTTCGTCCCAGCGCTCTTCAGGTGCCGGCACGCCTCGACGACGCGGGCGGCCATGCCGGTCTCGGCGGCCTTGCCGTACGAGCGCGGGTCGTAGGTCTTCTTGTTGCCGACCTCGCCGTCCACCTTGAGCACGCCGTCGTAGTTGCGGAACATGTGGTCGGCGATCGGGCGGGTGAAGGCGTATTGCGTGTCGGTGTCGATGTTCATCTTGACCACGCCGTAGGAGATGGCCTCCTGGATCTCCTCCAGGGTCGAGCCGGAGCCGCCGTGGAAGACCAGGTCGAAGGGCTTGTCCTTGCCGTACTTGGCGCCGACCGCCTCCTGGATCTCCTTCAGCACGCCCGGCCGCAGCTTGACGTGGCCCGGCTTGTAGACGCCGTGCACGTTGCCGAAGGTCGCGGCCAGCATGTAGCGGCCGTTGTCGCCGACGCCGACCGCCTCGGCGGTGGCCAGCGCGTCCTCGCTCGTGGTGTAGAGCTTCTCGTTGATCTCGCCGACGACGCCGTCCTCCTCGCCGCCGACGACCCCGATCTCCATCTCCATGATGATCCTGGCCCGCGCGCACTTGTCCAGGAGCTCCTTGGCGATCTCCAGGTTCTCCTCCAGCGGTACGGCGGAGCCGTCCCACATGTGCGACTGGAAGAGCGGGTCGAGGCCCTTGGACACCCGCTCCAGCGAGATGTCGATCAGCGGCCGCATGAAGCCGTCGAGCTTGTTCTTCGGGCAGTGGTCGGTGTGCAGGGCCACGGTGACGGGGTATTTCTCGGCGACGATGCGGGCGTACTCGGCCAACGCGGTCGCACCCGTGACCATGTCCTTGACCGTCGTGCCGGACAGGAACTCCGCGCCGCCCGTGGAGACCTGGACGATGCCGTCGCTCTCCGCCTCGGCGAACCCGCGCAGGGCGGCGTTCAACGTCTGCGATGAGGTCACGTTGATCGCCGGGTAGGCGAATCCGCCGGCCTTGGCCCGGTCGAGCATCTCAGCGTAGACCTCTGGAGTCGCAATAGGCATGATCATCTCCCTGAGAAGTAACGGCTGTGCGCCAGGGCCCAGTATTCCGGCTCACTACCCGTGGTGGTAGAGACAACGCCCGTGCGGGGGACACGTCCCGAGTGCCCGCTAAGGGTAGGCTCTGCCCGTGGACTGGCTCTTGAATCTCCTCGACCCGACGTGGTGGCTCACCATTCTCGGCACTTTCGCCACGATCGGTGTGCTGGCCATCATCTTCGCAGAGACGGGTCTTCTGCTCGGATTCTTCCTGCCCGGCGACTCGTTGTTGGTGGCCGCGGGGATTTTCAGCTCCGCATCCGTGGCGGCGGGCATGGGCATCGAGCCGCTCTCGTTCCCGCTCCTGGTGGTCGGCACCCCGCTGTGCGCCATCGCCGGCGCCCAGCTCGGGCATTTCCTGGGTGCGCGTTTCGGGCGGAGGATGTTCGAGAAACCCGATTCGAAGTTGTTCAAGAAGGAGCACGTGCTCCGGGCCGAGGAGTTCTTCGAGAAGTTCGGCCCCGCCAAGGCGGTCGTCCTGGCGAGGTTCGTGCCGATCGTGCGCACGTTCATGAACCCCGTCGCGGGCGTCCTGGAGATGCACCCCCGGCGCTTCTTCGTGTGGAACGTCATCGGCGGCGTCGTCTGGGTCGAGAGCCTGCTCCTGCTCGGCCACTACCTCGGCGGCCAGGTCGATCCGAAGCAGATCGACAAGTACATCCTGCCGGGCGTGTTCCTCATCGTCCTGATCTCGCTCATCCCGATCTTCGTCGAGGTGATCAAGAAGCGCCGCGAGGCCAAGCGGCTGCCTTCCCCCAACGGCAAGCACCACCGCGTCGGCGACCCTTTCTAGATCTGAGCCGGCGGAGATCGGGAAGAGCCGCATACCACGCGGTACGCTCCCTGTGTGGGACGCCACAGGTCGGATCCGATGGGCCTCGCCCGCCTGGCGCTCGCCGTCCTCGCGGCGGTTGCCCTGGTGACACTCCTGGTCGTCGGCGCGCGGGCGCTGATCGGCACGCTCAGCGCGCCGTCGCAGGCCGAGCGCGAGCGCGCCTCCGCGCCGGCCACCCCCGTGGGCGAACCGGGCGCGCGGGTGCCGACCGTGCGCATCGAGTGCCTGGCGGAGACGTGCCCCACCGTCACCGTACGGGTGCCGGGCGGCGACGTGCTCCAGCACCGCGAGATGAGCAGGGGCGAAGAGGTCAACTACTTCGAGACCGAGCTGGACGTCGTGGTGAGCGACGGGGGCACCGTCCGCGTCACCGAGAACGGCCTGCCCCGCCCGCAGGGCGAGCCGGGCGCCAGGCAGGCGTTCACGGTGCGCGCCTCCGGCGGCTGAGCGCCGCTCAGAGCCCCAGGTCCTCCAGCGTGTACGCGGTGCGGTAGTCCAGCCCTTCACCGGCCACCCGCTCGCGCGCCCCCCGGTCGACGATCGTGGCCACGGCCACCACCTCGGCCCCGGCCTCGCGCAGCGCCTCCACGGCGGTCAGCACCGACCCGCCGGTGGTCGAGGTGTCCTCCACGGCCAGCACCCGCCGCCCGGCCACGTCGGGCCCCTCGATGCGCCGCTGGAGGCCGTGCTGCTTGGTGGCCTTGCGCACCACGAACGAGTCGAGCGCGCGCCCGCGCGCCGCCGCCGCGTGCAGCATGGCGGCCGCCACCGGATCGGCCCCGAGGGTGAGGCCGCCCACGGCGTCGTAGCCGAGGTCGTCGGTCAGGTCGAGCATCACCCTGCCGACGAGGGGCGCGGCCACGCCGTCGAGCGTGATCCGCCGCAGGTCGAGATACCAGTCGGCCTCCATGCCCGAGGAGAGCGTGACCTTGCCGTGCACGACGGCCTTCTTCTTGATCTCGGCCAGCAGATTGTCGCGGTCTGTCATGCGTCCAAGCTTAAGGTCCTGGTCAGGCCGGACCCCGCCGGTACGGCTCCGCGGTCAAAGCCCGTCTCCCGGTTTAGCCAAGACGGGGAGTGCGGAATGTATGCGCGAGGCAACGCCACGTAATCGCGAGGTCACCATGAGTGTCGAACCGCCGCGCAGCGACGCGGATCTTCTGCGCGCGTCCGCACGAGGCGACGCCGCCGCCTACGGGCAGCTCTACGAGCGCCACGCGGCCGCGGCCCGGGCGCTGGCCCGCCAGCTCGTCCGCGGCACGGAGGCCGAGGACGTCGTCGCGGAGGCGTTCACCAAGATCCTCGACCTCGTGGGCAGGGGCGGCGGTCCTGAGTCGGGCTTCCGCACCTACCTGCTGACCGTCGTACGCCGCACCGTCCACGACCGCTCCCGCGTCGAGAGCGCCGGGCTCGCCACCGGCGGGATCGAGGACTACGACCCGGGCGTGCCCTTCGTCGATCCCGCGCTCGTCGGGCTGGAGAAGTCCCTCATCGCCCGCGCCTACCTGTCGCTGCCCGAGCGGTGGCGGGCCGTGCTGTGGCACGTCGAGGTCGAGCGGTGCGGGCCCGCCGCGGTCGCCCCTCTGCTCGGACTGTCGGTCAACGGCGTGGCCGCCCTGGCGTACCGGGCGCGTGAGGGGCTGCGGCAGGCGTACCTCCAGCTCCATCTCGGCTCGCAGCCGCGGCGCGAGTGCCGGCCGGTGCTCGGCAG is part of the Nonomuraea coxensis DSM 45129 genome and encodes:
- a CDS encoding glycerophosphodiester phosphodiesterase family protein produces the protein MSRTMELGVHALELDVALTADRRLVLTHDLTVSAVTSADRRPLREGDPLHPYVGKPINALTLAQLHTLDVGVRLPRHPGDPFALTQVAMPETRMPTLGAVLGLVNAYDAESVRLHVELKSDPTRPELTADPEMFTELVVDELDRHGRLGNVAVLSFDWRVIRHAARIAPGVRRFALIEPDTLHWHDDLGADVPAAARAAGATTLSPEHVMVDEKLMAQAAAAGLDVAVWTVNDVALGARMLDLGVSGIVTDYPDRMRELWRERGLELPQPVAPLKPVGV
- a CDS encoding GNAT family N-acetyltransferase; this encodes MDVGLPGHVARHIVADPTPETVRRLTATLTTPGTWLKLCAPADAIAPLLPRPWLVKDHESMMTTRLAGLARMTPPGPPPGYALAVTTRAGVTAARLLTPAGEVAARGQFAVSGGTAVVDRVETAPGHRRRGLGTVVMRTLATHAARRGARAGVLVATAEGQALYETLGWTLHTPVTAAVLAA
- a CDS encoding adenylosuccinate synthase, with the translated sequence MPAAVLVGAQWGDEGKGKATDLLGGDVDYVVRYQGGNNAGHTVVIGDQKYALHLLPTGILSPEVVPVIGNGVVIDPGVLLSEIDGLAARGISAERLLISANAHLIMPHHKALDKVTERYLGKAKIGTTGRGIGPAYGDKIARMGVRVQDLLDPGILAKKIEVALTEKNQVLTKVYNRRGIEPEAVLEEYLGYAERLKPHIADTSLVLSKALDEDKFVLLEGGQGTLLDIDHGTYPFVTSSSPTSGGACAGAGIPPNRLTKIIGILKAYTTRVGSGPFPTELTDEMGDWLRTTGGEYGVTTGRNRRCGWFDAVIARYATRINGVTDYFLTKLDVLSGLERIPVCVAYEVDGVRHDEIPMTQTDFHHAKPIYEEFPGWQEDITGAKTFADLPPNAQAYVRTLEEMSGAPISAIGVGPGRDQTVVVRSLV
- a CDS encoding DUF3151 domain-containing protein gives rise to the protein MDNLLAGPPPTHLPDLPEAREALESGAKASDVAARYPAHPAAWAALAEEYFAQGHAVTSYAFARTGYHRGLDQLRRNGWKGHGPIPWEHEPNRGFLRCLYSLARAAQAIGEKDEAERCLQFLKDSTETGYEALTKG
- the fbaA gene encoding class II fructose-bisphosphate aldolase, encoding MPIATPEVYAEMLDRAKAGGFAYPAINVTSSQTLNAALRGFAEAESDGIVQVSTGGAEFLSGTTVKDMVTGATALAEYARIVAEKYPVTVALHTDHCPKNKLDGFMRPLIDISLERVSKGLDPLFQSHMWDGSAVPLEENLEIAKELLDKCARARIIMEMEIGVVGGEEDGVVGEINEKLYTTSEDALATAEAVGVGDNGRYMLAATFGNVHGVYKPGHVKLRPGVLKEIQEAVGAKYGKDKPFDLVFHGGSGSTLEEIQEAISYGVVKMNIDTDTQYAFTRPIADHMFRNYDGVLKVDGEVGNKKTYDPRSYGKAAETGMAARVVEACRHLKSAGTKIS
- a CDS encoding DedA family protein codes for the protein MDWLLNLLDPTWWLTILGTFATIGVLAIIFAETGLLLGFFLPGDSLLVAAGIFSSASVAAGMGIEPLSFPLLVVGTPLCAIAGAQLGHFLGARFGRRMFEKPDSKLFKKEHVLRAEEFFEKFGPAKAVVLARFVPIVRTFMNPVAGVLEMHPRRFFVWNVIGGVVWVESLLLLGHYLGGQVDPKQIDKYILPGVFLIVLISLIPIFVEVIKKRREAKRLPSPNGKHHRVGDPF
- the pyrE gene encoding orotate phosphoribosyltransferase, encoding MTDRDNLLAEIKKKAVVHGKVTLSSGMEADWYLDLRRITLDGVAAPLVGRVMLDLTDDLGYDAVGGLTLGADPVAAAMLHAAAARGRALDSFVVRKATKQHGLQRRIEGPDVAGRRVLAVEDTSTTGGSVLTAVEALREAGAEVVAVATIVDRGARERVAGEGLDYRTAYTLEDLGL